GTCGCTCCAGAAGTGGAGATGGACGTAGCCGGCCAGGAGGGAACCGGAGCGATAGCCCTCGGGCCAGGAGAGGATCTCCCTGCGGGCCCGGCTGACCCTGTAGGCATCGGGAGCGACGCCGGAGGCGACGGAGTAGTGAAACTCATGACCGGGCAGACGCTGCCCCTTTTCCTGCAGAACCGTATCCTCCAGAACGTCGACGTGGACATAGCCGAAGCGCTGAAGGCGATCCGTCATGGTCGTCTCGATATCGAGAAGACCCGCCAGCTCCCGTCGATGTCCCCTTCCGTCGGTGAGCCCCCGGCCGAAATACATCATGGCCCCGCACTCGCCGTAAATGGGCAGTCCCGCGGCGTGGGCCGACCGGAGCGAGGTCAGGTAGGGGATATTGTCGGCCAGCTCGTCGAGAAAGACTTCGGGATAGCCCCCTCCCATGAAAAGGGCCTCCGTTCCCTCGGGCAGGGCCTCGTCGGCGAGAGGGCTGGTGGGAACCAGCTCGGCACCGAAAGATTCGAGCAGATCGAGGGCGTCGCGGTAGTAGAAATGGAAGGCCCGATCCCAGCCGTAGGCGACGCGCAGAGGATGGTCCGAGAGGGGAACGATTTCCTCCAAAGGCGCCGGGGGCAAGTCCCTGCGACGGGAGGCCAGGGCCAGAAGCCTTTCGAGATCGACGCGCGCCAGCACCTCCCGGCCCAGCCGATCAAGTTGAAGGGCCAGCTCGGCCCGTTCCAGGGCGGGAACGAGCCCCAGATGACGCGAGGGGAAGATGACATCGTCCATTTTG
The DNA window shown above is from Aminithiophilus ramosus and carries:
- a CDS encoding cobyrinate a,c-diamide synthase, yielding MTHPAFVVAAASSGSGKTTFTSGLIRALTLKGLRVQPFKVGPDFIDPSYLAAAAGRPCRNLDGHLLPGPRLEALFRRQAEADVAVVEGVMGLYDGLGPEGLYSTAWTARRLDLPVLLVVDAAAGATSVAAVVHGFATLPNLAPSLVAVVLNRVGGEAHAETVTEAVENLTKLPVLGWLPKMDDVIFPSRHLGLVPALERAELALQLDRLGREVLARVDLERLLALASRRRDLPPAPLEEIVPLSDHPLRVAYGWDRAFHFYYRDALDLLESFGAELVPTSPLADEALPEGTEALFMGGGYPEVFLDELADNIPYLTSLRSAHAAGLPIYGECGAMMYFGRGLTDGRGHRRELAGLLDIETTMTDRLQRFGYVHVDVLEDTVLQEKGQRLPGHEFHYSVASGVAPDAYRVSRARREILSWPEGYRSGSLLAGYVHLHFWSDSTLPRRFLGQALGRRSTHVR